AGCGCTCGACCGTCGCCAATCCCGACAATCTTCCCGTCGTGACGTATCTCGTCGGCGAATTGTACCGAAGGCTCGAGGATAAGTCGCAAGCCCGCGAGTGGCTGAACAGCGTCGAAGAAGTTCTCATCGACCAGGACCAGCAGTGGCTTCTCGAACTCGCAAAGAAGCAGGCCGAGTTGAACGAACATTTCATCAATTAGCGCCGGTATACGATCATGGAACGAACGGGGTTGAAAAACCCCGTTTTTTTCTCTCATCAGAACCACGCATCGTTCCGATAGCAGGGAACCGGGAGAGATTGCAGCATGCGCGTTCTTCTCGTTTCTGACATTCACTCGAACATCGAAGCTCTTACGGCAGTCATCGAAGCAGCAGACTTGTCGCGGTTCGACGCGGTCTGGTGCGCCGGCGACGTGACGGGGTACGGCCCGAACCCGGATGAATGCGTCAAATTCTTCTCGGGCCTTCCCAACCTAAAAATCGTCCTGGGAAACCATGATTCGGTCATCTCGAAAGTCTCCGCGCCGATCGGATTCAATCCCAACGCGATCAATGCGGCACTGAAGAACATCGAGTCGATCACTCCCGAGTCGCAGCAATGGCTCGCCGAGCTCGAGCCTTCCCTTCGTATCGATCCGGAAATGATCCTCGTTCACGGGAGTCCTCTCGACCCGGATGAGTATCTTCTGTCTCTCGAACTCGCGATTCCCTCGCTTTCCTCGATGGCGAAGTCCGGCATCCGCGTGGGCATGTTCGGGCATACGCACATGCCCGCCGTCTACGCCTACGACAAAGCGAACGATCAGTATTCCGAGGAGTCCGTCAAGGCCGACAAGGATATAGAACTTCGTATTTCAAGCGAATTCGTCTATCTCGTCAATCCCGGGTCCGTCGGGCAGCCCCGAGACGGCGACCCCCGGGCGTCTTTCATGGAACTCGAAATTCACGAAACCCGCATCATCGTGCGGAACAGGCGCGTCTACTACAAGATCGCCTCGTGCCAGGAGAAAATGCGCGAGAGGAAGTATCCGGAGGTTCTCATCAACCGGCTGAACTACGGATGCTGAAACGCCGTTCGGAATATCATCCGGCGTATATAGCTAACGGAGTATATTCGTGATCAAGGCAAGAGTGAAATATGCGGATGAAAAAGGCCGCATGCAGGAGTTCGTGCGCGAGGTCGAGTCGATCGAGGAGTTGCGCACGGCCCTGACAGATCACGGATGTTACGTCCTGCGCATCGACGAGGAGCCGAAAAGCTGGACGGAGCATCTTTCAGAAATCCTGCAATTGAGGCGCGGCGTCGGCATCCGCGAACTCATGGAGTTCACTCGCCTGCTGCGCACGCTCATCAAATCGGGCCTTCCTCTGAAAGAGGCGCTTGATCTTCTCGTCGAGGACGCTCCTCCCGGGGCTCTCTCGAGCGCCGTCAGGGCCGTCAGTCGAGACGTCGGAGAAGGGGTCTCATTCAGCCAGGCGCTCGCCAGGCATCCGCACGTTTTTCCGGACATTTTCGTGAAAACGGTCGTCGCCGGCGTCGCCGCGGGCGCGCTCGAGAGCGTGCTCGATCGGATGTCGTCGTATTATGCCGGAATTCTCGAGATCCGGGGCAAGATCTTCAACGCCCTCATCTACCCGGCCGTGCTGCTGCTGGTCTCAATCGCGGCCGTCGCCTTCATGATGGTGAAGGTGGTTCCAGAGTTCACGGACCTGTTCCGGAATCTCGACGTGCCGCTTCCCCCCTTCACGCAGTTCGTGCTGGGGGCGTCCGGTCTTCTGGCCGAATGGTTCTGGCTCGTCATCGTCGCGGTCGTCGTGCTGTTCGTCTCGTTCCGGAAATATACCGCCACGGCCGTCGGGAGAACGCACGTCGACGGCCTGAAACTGTCCGTTCCGATGATCGGAACTCTCGAGGAAAAAATGGGCTTCAGCCAGTTCGCTCGAACGCTCGCGACGATGGTAGAGGGGGGCATCCCGCTCCTGCAGAGCCTTTCGGTCGTAATCGACAGCCTGGAAAACCGGGCCCTCGCCCTGAGGCTTTCAAATATACCTGAATCTATTGAGCGCGGCGACAGCTTCGCGCAGGCACTCAAATCGATCCCACAGGTTCCGCGCATGGTGCCCCGCATCGTCAAGGTCGGCGAGGAGTCGGGCAATCTCGGGGAGATGCTCAACGGGCTTGCGGACCATTACGACGAGGAAATCGACAATCTCACCTCGTCGCTGACGAGGCTGATCGAGCCCCTGCTTTTCCTGCTGATGGCCGTCGTCATCGGCTCCATCATCGTCGCCCTTCTGCTGCCGGTTCTGACCGCCGCGACGAACATCCGCTGACCACGGGAGAGGAAAGAATGGACCATATCCGACAGTTTCTCCTTGACCATCATCTGATCGGGAAGGACGCTCTTGCGAAACTTGAAGATCGCGCACATCGCGAGAACAAAGCTCTTTCCGATCTCGTCGCCGAGGATGCGTCCGTCGATCAAAAAGCCCTTCATCGCGCTTTCGTCAAGCTGTTCATGAAGAAACCACCGTTCGAGATTCTTCTCGAAATGAATCTGATCACCCCGGACCAGCTCCGAAAGATAGAAGAGGAGTTCGGGGCGCCTCCGGCCGACCTCGGCCGCATTCTTCTCGAACGGAAACTCATCACCGAGGAGCAGTATGCCCAGGCCGTCGCCCGCGAACTCAGCCTCGAATACGTCGATCTGACGAACTACAAGATCGACGACGACCTGTTCAACAGCGTCGACGTCGCCCTGATGCGCACCTACTCGTTCATCCCGGACTCCCGGAACGACAAGGAGTTCGTGCTCATCATGTCCGACCCCGGAAACGTCGACGCGATCGAGGAGCTCGAGGTAAAACTCGGCCTGCCGATCCTTCCGAAGGTCGCATCGCTTCACGCGATCCAGAAGCAGTTATCGCTGATGATCGAGACAAGCCTCGACTCGAAACTCGTCCTCGCCGACATGGACAACATTCAACCCCTGGAACTCGTCGTCGAGAAGGAGAGCGCGGAGGAAGCCGCCCCCGGCCTCGCGATCAGCGAGGAAGTGAACCAGGAGGCGCCGGTCGTGAAAATGGTCGACTCGATCCTCCTCAAGGCCGTACGAAAAAAATCAAGCGATATACATTTTGAAGTTTACGAATCGCAATTGAAGGTGAAATTTCGCATCGACGGCGTGCTGCACGAGATCTTTTCAGACGTCGAGCCGCGTCAGCGGGCCCCGATCATCTCGCGGCTCAAGGTCATGGCGCAGCTCGACATCGCCGAGAAGCGCATTCCGCAGGACGGGCGTTTCAAGCTGAAAATCGACGACAGGGCCGTCGACTTCCGCGTCTCGGTGCTTCCCTCGATTTTCGGGGAAACGGTGGTCCTTCGCATTCTCGACAAATCCTCGCTGGGCCTGGACATTCAGAAGGTCGGGCTCCAGGGGAACGATCTTCTGGCGTTCCAGCGCAACGTGAAAAAGCCGTATGGCATGGTGCTGGTAGCGGGGCCTACGGGCTCGGGCAAGACGACGACGCTGTATTCGGCCATCAAATACGTGAAGACGCCGGAAGATAAGTTCATCACGATCGAAGACCCCGTCGAATACCAGCTTCCCGATATCGTCCAGATTCCCGTGAACGAGAAGAAGGGGCTGACGTTCGGTTCCGGCCTCCGCTCGATCGTCCGACAGGACCCCGATGCGATCATGGTCGGCGAGATACGCGACCAGGAGACGGCGCAGATCGCGGTCAACGCGGCCCTGACGGGCCACCTGGTGATGAGCTCCATCCACGCGAACAACGTCATCGACGCGATATCGCGGCTGACGAACATGGGAATCGATCCCTACGAGTTCGTCAGTTCTTTCAATCTGATTCTCTCCCAGCGTCTTATCAGGCGCATCTGCCCGAACTGCAAGACGGACGACGACACGATCACCGACGAGATGAAGCGCCTCAACATCGATTTCGAGGAGCATGCGTCCACCGCCTTCAAGAAGGGCGCCGGCTGCCGATACTGCCACAAGACTGGCTACCAGGGCCGGTTCGGCATCTTCGAGGTTCTCGAGATGACGCCGCGCATCAAGCAGATGATCCTCTCGAAGGAGTCGCCCCTTCTCATCCGAAAAGCAGGCATCGAGCAGGGGATGGTCCCGCTCCGGCAGGCCGGATGGAAGCGTGTCGAAGCCGGCGACACGACGTTCGATGAAATGAACCGTGTGACGTTCGAGGAAGGGAACCTGTCATGAGACTGTTCACGCAATACACGGCAATAGACATCGGAACCGCTTCGATCAAGGCCGTCCAGCTGGAGCATACGAACGGCAACGCCGGATATCGCCCCGCCGCTCTCGTCTGCGAGCCCGTTCCGGACGGCATGATCGGAGGCGGCTTCACGAATCCGGTCATCGGCGCCATCGGAAAGTTCCGGGATCTTCTCAGGAACGTCTTCTCGAAAATCCGTCACGGCCGCCAGGGTTGTATCGTCGGCCTTCCCGACAGATGGGTGAAGCTCAACCTGCTCGACATGACGTTGAAACCGGGGGAAGGCGAGCTGCGGGAATTCCTCGAACACCGAATGAAACGCGACCTGAAAGTTTCGCCGGGCCTCGACGTCGCCGTAGACTTTCAACTGCTCTCGGCCGAGAAAATCCCCGAAGGCACATCGCACCGGTATCTCGTCGGCATGGTCAGCCGAAATCTTCTCGACACGCTGTCGGAAGTGCTCGCCGAGCTGAAGGTCCAGGTGATGGCGTTCGACACATCGTCGCTCGGCGTCTACAACGTGTTCGAAGGCCTTCACCCCGAGAACGCGATCGACCGCCACATCATGATGTGCCACGTCGGACACGAGACGACCGTCGTGAAATGTTTTCAGAACGGTATCCTCCGATACGAGCGGGTCATCGAGGTCGCCGGCGCGGAGTTTACGCATCATTGCATGGATATTCACCAATATACGATCCATGACGCCGAAGAGTTCATGAAAAGCACCGTCTTCTTCCCGGTCGACACGGCGGGGATCCTGGCGATGTATCCGAAGCGCAACGACATTGCGCGCATATTCGGGAACTGGCTCCGCGAGTTGAACGTCACGTTCCGGTTCTACCAGGAGAAGTTCAAGATTCAGAAGCTCCCGAGAGTCTATCTGACGGGGGGTTCGTGCCTGTTCGCGGGGCTGACCGAGTTTTTGAGCGATTACTTCGGCACGCCCGTCGAACGGTTCAACCCTCTCGCCCAGCTTCCCGGCGTCGGAACGATCGAGCCGTCCGTCCTCTCGCTCGGCCCGCGATACGCGCCCTGCATCGGACTCCTGGTTGAGTGAGGTGAATCGATGAGACATCTGCTGAACTTCGTTCCGACCGTGAAATACCGATCCGGCAGCAGCTTCATGTACAAGACGATCCTGAGCCTTCTCTACGTGGTTCCAACGATGATGACGGGGTACATGGGCTACCAGTATGCGAACACGAGCGAGATGATCGAACGGTTGAACGCCGCGTCGGACGTGCTCGAGAAGCATACCTCCGAGTTTCAGAAAACGCTTGCCGAATCGCGGCCCGATCTCGACGAGATCGATCAGATCAATCGGCGACTCGTCACCTACCACCACACGAACCAGACGCTCCGTTTCTCGTGGAACGATCTCTACAAAACCCTCGAAACCATTCTTCCGCAGGGCGTTCGACTTACCCGGATCCGCATCGTTCCGAAGAAACTCATCAAGATAGCGCTTACCGGAAACGCCCGAGAGCTCGGCGACGTGACGGCCCTGCTGAAGTCGCTCTACACGCTCGACCGGTTTGCGAACCCGAGACTTCTTCGCCACGCGAAACTTTCGGCGAAGGACGAGTCCGGCGTGACGTTCGATATGGATGTCGATTATCTGCCGCTTTCGGGGCAGGAGGGAGCGCAGCCATGATGAATCCGACAGAGATCAGGAAGCTCCGGGAAAAGGCCCCGCTGCCGGCTCTGATCACCCTGATCATGTATTTCGCCCCGTCCTTCGTTCTCATGCCGCATTTCGAGAATCTCGCGGTGACGGAGGCCTCGTTTGACGCGTCGCTGAAAACAGCAACCGAAGTACGGCAGCAGAAAGCGAGCGATGCGGTGCTGAAGGAGAAATACGCGAAACTTGCGAGCGAGGCCGCGGCGCTCGACGGCTGGCTTCCTCCGGAAAGCGATCTTCCGCTGCTGATCGACCGTATCAACGAAACGGCTTCACTGCTCGGCATCGAGATATCGTCGGTCCGGTATGAAATCGACCGGTCGCCGGCGACGACGCTCCCTCCCTGCGTTACGCTCCGGTTCGACCTCAATGCGGACTACGTCGGCATCAGGGCGTTCATGCAAGCGGTAAGGGGGATCCGTATGCCTCTTCTTCTGACTGAAGTGACGGCGAACGAGAACCGCAACTTCACGATCTCGATGATTCACCTGGTGAAGCCATGAATACGAACGCACAGCCCTTTCCCACAAAAACCCGTTCGGAAGTCATTGACACGTTCGCCCAGCAGCAACAGGAGATCCGGGTGCTGAAAGGGCTCCTCATCCTGCTGTTTCTGACGGCCGCCTACGAGTTCGGTCCAGGCATCGTCGCGGAATACGCGATTTCGGGCATCGAGATCCGCGAACCCGAACAGCAGACGGCCTCCAAACCGTTGCCGCCGAAGCGCGTTCAACGCGTGATCAACGAGCTGAACCGGCTCGAAACGTCCTTCCCGATCGTCCGCTCATCCATCAGGCCCGAAAAAGCGGCGCTCGAAGCCATCCGCGAAATTCAGCCGGCGAAGATGACCGCCTCGCAACGTGAAAAAATCCTCGTCGAGCATCTCGAAAAACTCTGGACGTTCTTCTCCCAGCCGACGTGGGAAGATGCTTCCCTCTTCGAGCCCGCAAAGAGGGAAATTCAGGCGATCATGATCCTGCTGAAACGCAAGCTTCCCGAAACCGCGGACCTGCCGCCTCTGCCTTCGGGTGACGTCCGGATCTCCTACATCGAGCTCGCGGGTCGCGATGTGTTTTCGTATGGAACGGAGGGCGGCGAGAAATGACGGGGCATACCTCGACGAGAAAATCGTCCGCCGGCGGGTTCACGCTCATCGAGCTGATCGTCGTCATCTCGATCATCGGGATTCTCGTCAGCATCTCCTCGACACGGAACAGCCTGGCGTTCGAACGTTCGAAGGACGCCGCCGTAATGGTCCAGCTCAATCATATTCGTACAGCTATACATCAATTCGCGCTTGATCACGACGGGCGTTTTCCCGATCGCATCGAGGCTCTTTCCCCAACATATCTGCCCCGGCCCGTACTGAACTGGACCGGAAGCCGGGCGTCGGGGATCATCTCGTTCGACGCCGTGACGGGCTGCGTTCGCCTACACGGCTCTTCGGGCCAGTCGCCGGAGAATACACCTGACAGCAGGGGCAGGCCGTATGCGGAATACTGATTCGCGACGGGGGCTCACGCTCATCGAATTGATGGTCTGCACCGTGATCATCGGCATTCTCGCCGGAACGGCCCTTCCGCTTTCTCGGAATTTCGTCAGGAGCAAGAAGGAGGAAGCCCTGAAAGAGCGGCTTCGCGATTTGCGACAGGCGATCGACCGGTATCATGACGTGATGCTGAAGAGAAATCCCGGAGCTTCCCAGGACGCCCTGTATCCGGTAAAGCTCGAAGATCTGACGCAGGCGCGCGTGCTCAGACGCATCCCGCTCGATCCCTTCCTGGGCCGGCCGGAATGGGGAACCCGTTCGACGACGGACGATGCCGATACCCCGTTCACCGACGGCCGCAATATCTTCGATGTGCGATCCCTGGCGACGGCCACGGCTTTCGACGGAACGCCATACTCGACCTGGTGACGAAAAAACTGATATCCAATTTTTTATCAATTTCCGTACGAAGTTTTGTCACCCCTGTGCAATTATCGCGTCGCTCCCCGCTCGAAAGCAGGGCCCTTCACAAACGCTGATCCGATGCCGTTTCCATGGCATCCACATGATGCGGCGAGGTGCCCTTTTTCGAGTTGGCACGCCTTATGCACTATGCGGATTGCGGTTTTCAAACGACCTTTTGGGGCCGCAGTTCGAAGAGAGCATGGGATGCTCCGGAGTGACATATGAAATCGATTCTGAACATTGCACGATACATCGTTCTCATCGTATCTCTCGCCCTCATCCCCGCGGGAATCGCCGGAGCCTCCGATGATATCGCGGAAGCTGGCATGCCGAACGAAGACATCGAACCCATCGGCGTTCAGACGCATCGCTTCGTCGATCACGACGGCGAAGTGAAGCTCACGGTCGAATGGCTGCGCAGGCCCGGCGAGTTCGCCGTCACGATCGATTATTTCGGGTATCTCACCCAGGAAGGCAGGGTGAACTGCTACCTCGAACTCAACGGCACCCGGCGCGAATTCATTACGCTCCGCGAGAGCGCTTCGGACAGGCACCAGCGGATCAGGATCCTCTCGTTCCACCCGACGGTCACGCGCGGCAGCTCGCGCGGCCTGAAGAAGCTGACGCCCGAGGAAGTCGTCGATTACCTGCTCTTCACGAACGCCCCGTATTATCCGCAGTTCGGCAACGTGAACGTCGAGATGAAGTTCTTCTCCCACGGCCGCTGGGACGGGGACGGCAACAACAATAACGAAAACTACAGAATCAGTTTTCCCTGCCCGATCAAAGTTCAGGCCGAAGACCATTTCTGACGCCCCCGATAACGCCGCGCCCCTTTCGAGAAGCGGCAGTTGAGGCACACATTACTACTCGTCAAGTAACACGACAATCACCCGCATACTCGATACCGTTCGTGCCGAGCTTGTCGAAGCACGAATGCACTCGCCCTTCGACAGGCTCAGGGCGAACCTTGGAAGCAATGGGCGATCGCCGGTTCGTGCTTCGATACCTCAGCACGAACGAAGCCAGCAAATTGGCTTTCGATGAGAGAAGACAATACCATATGAGACGCGCAGCGAGGAGCCGGTAGGTTACATAAAGGAACGACCCGTCAGAGAATGTCTGGCGGGCCGACTGCGGGGTTCCTTCGTTTCAGCGGGGCGGGAGCGGAAGTCCGGGAACGCTTCTGGGATTCACGTACGAACCGTTTCTCTTGATCGCGAGATGCAGGTGGGCCCCGGTCGTCCATTCACCGGTGTTGTCCGAACGTGCGATTTCCTGCCCGTTGCTCACGCGCTGGCCGACAGAGACGGAATAACTCTGGAGATGGCACATAAAGGATTCATAGCCGTTGTCGTAGCGAACCTTCACGAACCGTCCGCCGCCGGATTCATACCCGGCCGCCGTCACGACGCCGTTGCCCAAGGCGTTGAGGCGGGTTCCGGTCGGAACGGGGAGATCGATGCCATAGTGATAGCTATGTCCGAACAGGTCGCGCGGCCCGTATTCGGAGGAAGTGCGGGAAGGCATCGGCGAGCAGGGGGCCGCCCCGAACGCCCCGCCGGCCGACGGCGGGGTGCCAGCGGACGAACCGCCGTCGACGGGGGTCTTGCCGGCGGCTTTCTTCGGCGTCGAAACGTAGTTGGCATGCACGTATCCGTATTTCGAGCCGACCTTGATCTTGTACCAGTCGCCGCTCGTGCCGACGATCGCGACCTTGTCGCCGTCGCGGAGCGAGCCGATGATGCGGCCCCAGGGGCCGTTGCGGATGTTGAGACTCGAATTGACGACGACGGTGCCGGTCATCTCCTCCGTGGAGTTCGAACTTGTCTGGGCGTCTCCCGGCAGCTTGAGCGTCCAGCCTGCGTAAATCAAGCTCGGGTTCTTCTTGAGGGAAGGATAGCGTTCGGAATTTATATCGACGAGTTCCATATACCGGTCGCCGTCCCCCAGAAGACGTTCGGCGATCTTGTAGAGAGAGTCGCCCGACCTGACGGTGTATGTTTTCGACGATGCCTCGCTTCCGCCGCCCGCGTTCGCAGGCACGACCCGTCCGTCTATCACAACGGTGCCAGCGTCATCACCAACCTTGACGTCCGTTCCGGTGAAGGGCGTCTCACCGAACGTCGTCACGGAAAGGGCAACGGCACAAACTGCTGACAGAAGCGCAATACTCTGTTTCTTCATGCGGCACCTCGGTAGATGATAGTCCGATCAACAATACGGAGTTTCGGCAAATTTGTTTCCAAAAAAAGAGAAAACGTTCCCGAGCGGTCGGCGGGGAACGCTTTCGCCTGTTTCACAGGCCGTCACGGCAGATCGTAGGAGATCGGGATCCAGGACGTTCCGTCGCTTCTGAAGCCGAACAGCACGCCGTCCGGCGTGACCGTCAGATGACGGACCATGTCGGGGGCAAGGAAGGGAATCATCAGCAGATCGGCCTGGGCAAGCACCTTCCCGTCGCCGGCAAGCCGCAGAACGCGGTGGCGGTGCACGACGCCGTTTTCGTCGCACGCAACCAACTCGAGATAGACATGGTTCTTCGCATCGGCACCGATCAGCTTCGCCGAAACGTAGCTAGCTTTTCGGTCCTCCGGAAGATCGAGCGGGAACTTCGCGAGCGTCACTTCCGCGACGGGCGATGCCGTCTCAGCCTTGACCAGTTCAGCATTCCGGTCGTCGAACTTCACCCCCAGAGGCTTGTCGTCTGCGCCGACGACGGGCGAGAGATGCGTCTGGCCGTCGTATTTCTCGATCAACTCGCCTTCGGGATTGAACCGGAGAAGGGACTGCATGACCGGGTTCGTGACGAGCAGGTTTCCCTTGCTGTCGACGCCGACTTCCCGCGAATCGGCGAGACCTTCGATCTGGACGAGAGAGACCCCCTTCGCGTCGACGCGGTCGACGACCCCGTCTGTTGAGTTGTACAGATAGAACCCGCCGTTGGGATTCACGGCCAGGTCGGTCATGTGAACGAAATTCTTCTCGCCGGATCCGGGGTAAGGCAAGGCTTCGAGGAGCTTTCCATTTCTGTCGAAATGTTTCAGTTTCTGGTTGACGGTGTCGAGGAGCCAGAACGAACCATCCGCGATCGGCCGGAACGCCGTCGGGGCGCCTTCCGTGCGGTGCTCGACGTCCTGGATGTCGCCGCCGACGCATGTGTCCGAGGTTCCATACGGAATCGAGCAGATATCCTTGTGCGCGACGGCCGACGAGGCAAGCGCCGCTTCATACTGCATGCCGTTGACCATCACAACGGAGAAGGGCTGGGCCGAAACGGCCGCCGGGAGCGAGAGGGCAGCAGCGAGCAGGGTACCGATCAGAATGTTTCTCATGTGTCTTTTCTCACTTTGGAGGAAGTTTGATGCCTGAAACGGAGCGAGGGTTCACCGATTTTCCGCTTCTGTCGTAGATCGTCATGTGGAGGTGAGCGCCAGTCGTCCACTGGCCGGTGTTGTCCGAGCGGGCGATCTGTTGGCCGGCCGAGACGCGCTGGCCGTTCGAGACGTTGTAACTCTGGAGGTGGCAGTAGAAGGACGTAAAGCCGTTGTCATACTTCACCTTCACGAATCGGCCGCCGCCCGATTCGTAGCCGCAGGCCACGACGGTGCCCGCGCCGAGTGAATTCAGGCGGGTCCCGGTCGGAACGGGGAGATCTATGCCGCTGTGGAACGAATGGCCGAACAGATTCCGGGGGCCGAATTCAGAACTGGCGCGGCCGGGCATGGGCGAGCAGGGAGCTGCGCCGAACCCGCCCGTGCCGGGTTTGGAGCCGGAATCGGGAGGTTTGCTGCCCGAGGAGGAAGAGATCGAGACGCCGGACGACCGGTTCGATGCGCGAGCCGTTGGTTCGGCGCCCTGATGCGCCTTGTGACCGGGTGCGCTGACGTAATACGAATGAATATAGGCATACCCGTTGCCATGTTTGATCTTGAACCAGTCGCCTTCCTTGGCGACGATCTGAACCTGGTTGCCGTTCCCGAGTTTACCGACGATCTTTCCCCAGGGCCCCGAGCGGACGTTCAGGCTGGTACCGACCTGTACAGTGCCGGTCTTCGTTCCGGCCGCCGGTCTGGAGACTGCGGTCCGGCCCTCGAGCTTCTTGATCAGCGCCTCGTATTGCTTCACGAGAGCCTCGAGACTGGAGATGGTTTTTTCCATCTGTTCCGCCGTGACGCCCGAAGCGGCGGCGCCGGTCCCCGCTCCCTTGGCAGCGGCGGCGCTATCTGAATCGGTGATCGCGTGGTCCTGCAATGTCGCCAGCGGGTCTTCGGCATGAAGATGCGCTGGCAACAGGCCACAGATGAGAACAACGCAGGTTATCAGGAGCGGAGCAACATGGTTCCTGACCATACACGGCCTCCCTGACGATGAGTTTCATGATATACATTTCCGCCCCGAGGCTCAAGGTTACACCTTCTTGTTCATCCAGGGAAGATCGTCGATCCGGTCGTCCGTGAGACCGCGAATGGTCTCCAGAAGCGGGGTGGAAAACAGCATCCGCCTGACGGCCAGCTCGGAGCGGGCAATCGCAAGCGCCTGCCGGCGTCGGGCGCGTTCCCGGGCGAACGATCTTCTGCGCAAAGCGGACGTCTCGCGGGCAATCCCATCGCAAACGCTCCTGACCAGACGAAAGTCCGGCATGGCGCCGCTGACGATCTCCCCGGTAAGACGGACGAGAGCGAGACTGCCGGCGAGATCGATTTTCAGGGTTTCGCCCGCCAGCGACTCCACCGTCTCGGGAAGTGCGGAGGTCGGCATCCCGAGGCGCTTCCACTCGTCGATCCGTCGTTGGAGCCGGCCAACGAGATCGCGAACCGCGGCATCGCCGATCCGGAAGGGCTGCGGGGGCTGCGGGGGTTCTTCCTGAAGCTCCTGGCCGGCAAGGAGGTGAGAGGCTTCAACCTCCTCCTGGAGCCGTTTGAGGAATTCCAGGAGGCGCCTCTTCCGGTAGCCGGCGATCATCTGCGGCGCGGAGGCGTTCATGGCGGAAAGCCACACCGAAAACTCCCTGATCCCCTCGATGCACGATGGGTCGGGCGGGCAGGCGGTGATGAAGAGCCGATGGTCGTTCGTGTCGCCGAGATGCTGGAGCCAGCCGGAAATCACGTCGCTTCGCTCCGCCGGCTCAATCTCGTCGACTCTATTCAGCACCAGGATCAGCGACTGCCAGGGTTTTGCGAGCCGCGTCCGGGAAGCGGCGTTCGAGGCCGCCGCGAACTGCGTCGCGTTGTCGATCCAGACGACAATGTCCGCTTCGGCGATCGCGGTTTCGGAACAGGTCTGGTGACGAACCAGGCGTGCGTTCAGCCCGGGCAGGTCGAGAATGCGGAGATGGGTGATCGTCGACAGACGGACGAAGAGAAGCATCCGTTCGAAACCGGAAAGCCGCACATCTGTTCCGCCATGCGATTCCGCGAGAAGGGCGCGGAGGTCCTGGAGGGGGCGTGGAGTCACGATGCCGCCCTCCCTGACGCCGATCAGGGACTCGATATCGGCATACTCGATCGCGCACGGGATGCGCGTCGTGGGGAGAACGCCGGTCGGCAGGAGAGGGCGCTGGAGCAGGGCATTGACGATCGAGGATTTCCCCGCGTTGAACTCCCCCATGAATGCGATGGTGAGCGGGTTCCCGGCCGTCGCCACGATGCTGTTCCAGGCTTCGGCGAGCGCGGTTCGCCGTTCTTCGGGGACGATCTGAAGGGATTTTCCGACGACGGCGGAAATTCCCGCCCAGCGGAGGTTCGAGAGGGCGGCCGGAATTTTGTTCCTCAGTTCGTCGAGACGAAGCCGCA
Above is a window of Candidatus Ozemobacteraceae bacterium DNA encoding:
- a CDS encoding metallophosphoesterase family protein → MRVLLVSDIHSNIEALTAVIEAADLSRFDAVWCAGDVTGYGPNPDECVKFFSGLPNLKIVLGNHDSVISKVSAPIGFNPNAINAALKNIESITPESQQWLAELEPSLRIDPEMILVHGSPLDPDEYLLSLELAIPSLSSMAKSGIRVGMFGHTHMPAVYAYDKANDQYSEESVKADKDIELRISSEFVYLVNPGSVGQPRDGDPRASFMELEIHETRIIVRNRRVYYKIASCQEKMRERKYPEVLINRLNYGC
- the pilO gene encoding type 4a pilus biogenesis protein PilO, translated to MMNPTEIRKLREKAPLPALITLIMYFAPSFVLMPHFENLAVTEASFDASLKTATEVRQQKASDAVLKEKYAKLASEAAALDGWLPPESDLPLLIDRINETASLLGIEISSVRYEIDRSPATTLPPCVTLRFDLNADYVGIRAFMQAVRGIRMPLLLTEVTANENRNFTISMIHLVKP
- a CDS encoding PilN domain-containing protein — its product is MRHLLNFVPTVKYRSGSSFMYKTILSLLYVVPTMMTGYMGYQYANTSEMIERLNAASDVLEKHTSEFQKTLAESRPDLDEIDQINRRLVTYHHTNQTLRFSWNDLYKTLETILPQGVRLTRIRIVPKKLIKIALTGNARELGDVTALLKSLYTLDRFANPRLLRHAKLSAKDESGVTFDMDVDYLPLSGQEGAQP
- a CDS encoding GspE/PulE family protein — translated: MDHIRQFLLDHHLIGKDALAKLEDRAHRENKALSDLVAEDASVDQKALHRAFVKLFMKKPPFEILLEMNLITPDQLRKIEEEFGAPPADLGRILLERKLITEEQYAQAVARELSLEYVDLTNYKIDDDLFNSVDVALMRTYSFIPDSRNDKEFVLIMSDPGNVDAIEELEVKLGLPILPKVASLHAIQKQLSLMIETSLDSKLVLADMDNIQPLELVVEKESAEEAAPGLAISEEVNQEAPVVKMVDSILLKAVRKKSSDIHFEVYESQLKVKFRIDGVLHEIFSDVEPRQRAPIISRLKVMAQLDIAEKRIPQDGRFKLKIDDRAVDFRVSVLPSIFGETVVLRILDKSSLGLDIQKVGLQGNDLLAFQRNVKKPYGMVLVAGPTGSGKTTTLYSAIKYVKTPEDKFITIEDPVEYQLPDIVQIPVNEKKGLTFGSGLRSIVRQDPDAIMVGEIRDQETAQIAVNAALTGHLVMSSIHANNVIDAISRLTNMGIDPYEFVSSFNLILSQRLIRRICPNCKTDDDTITDEMKRLNIDFEEHASTAFKKGAGCRYCHKTGYQGRFGIFEVLEMTPRIKQMILSKESPLLIRKAGIEQGMVPLRQAGWKRVEAGDTTFDEMNRVTFEEGNLS
- a CDS encoding type II secretion system F family protein, with the protein product MIKARVKYADEKGRMQEFVREVESIEELRTALTDHGCYVLRIDEEPKSWTEHLSEILQLRRGVGIRELMEFTRLLRTLIKSGLPLKEALDLLVEDAPPGALSSAVRAVSRDVGEGVSFSQALARHPHVFPDIFVKTVVAGVAAGALESVLDRMSSYYAGILEIRGKIFNALIYPAVLLLVSIAAVAFMMVKVVPEFTDLFRNLDVPLPPFTQFVLGASGLLAEWFWLVIVAVVVLFVSFRKYTATAVGRTHVDGLKLSVPMIGTLEEKMGFSQFARTLATMVEGGIPLLQSLSVVIDSLENRALALRLSNIPESIERGDSFAQALKSIPQVPRMVPRIVKVGEESGNLGEMLNGLADHYDEEIDNLTSSLTRLIEPLLFLLMAVVIGSIIVALLLPVLTAATNIR
- the pilM gene encoding pilus assembly protein PilM encodes the protein MRLFTQYTAIDIGTASIKAVQLEHTNGNAGYRPAALVCEPVPDGMIGGGFTNPVIGAIGKFRDLLRNVFSKIRHGRQGCIVGLPDRWVKLNLLDMTLKPGEGELREFLEHRMKRDLKVSPGLDVAVDFQLLSAEKIPEGTSHRYLVGMVSRNLLDTLSEVLAELKVQVMAFDTSSLGVYNVFEGLHPENAIDRHIMMCHVGHETTVVKCFQNGILRYERVIEVAGAEFTHHCMDIHQYTIHDAEEFMKSTVFFPVDTAGILAMYPKRNDIARIFGNWLRELNVTFRFYQEKFKIQKLPRVYLTGGSCLFAGLTEFLSDYFGTPVERFNPLAQLPGVGTIEPSVLSLGPRYAPCIGLLVE